The Paenibacillus macerans genome includes a window with the following:
- a CDS encoding ABC transporter substrate-binding protein, translating into MKKWLNLWGIALLAMALLLAGCGQDKGAGGQGAAGNAAGQTGQNASSNAGNGAQGEQGAKRTVYPLTLKDSSGTEFTFESAPQKIVSLAPSETETLFALGLDQQIAGVSDLDDYPEAVKDKPRMGGFKVNVEAIVAAQPDLIVAASLIDEQTVKSLSDLGFKVFQSDPKTVSGVMEHIKAIGEITDHQAQAEEVVGQMQQELSRVTDAVKSLTEDQKKKVYIEFSPGWTVGKGEFMDEMITLAGGVNVASDIAGWSEINEENIIKANPDVILYAKSVVDKNNRTLADIIKGRAGWDQIAAIKEDRVVGLDDNLLSRPGPRVTQGLIEVAKAIYPELIQP; encoded by the coding sequence ATGAAGAAATGGCTGAATTTATGGGGGATCGCGCTGCTGGCGATGGCGCTGTTATTGGCGGGCTGCGGCCAGGATAAAGGCGCGGGCGGCCAAGGAGCGGCGGGCAACGCCGCAGGCCAAACCGGGCAAAATGCAAGTTCGAATGCCGGAAACGGAGCACAGGGCGAACAGGGCGCCAAACGGACGGTGTATCCGCTGACGCTGAAGGATTCGAGCGGAACGGAATTTACGTTTGAGTCGGCGCCGCAAAAAATCGTTTCTCTGGCCCCGTCGGAGACGGAGACGCTGTTCGCGCTCGGGCTCGATCAGCAGATCGCCGGCGTTTCGGATTTGGACGATTATCCGGAAGCGGTGAAGGACAAGCCTAGAATGGGCGGTTTCAAGGTGAACGTAGAGGCGATCGTCGCCGCGCAGCCGGACCTGATCGTGGCGGCCAGCCTGATCGACGAACAGACGGTCAAAAGCTTGAGCGATTTGGGGTTCAAGGTGTTCCAGTCCGATCCGAAAACGGTGAGCGGCGTGATGGAGCACATCAAGGCAATCGGCGAGATCACCGATCATCAGGCCCAAGCTGAAGAAGTCGTCGGCCAAATGCAGCAGGAATTGAGCCGGGTGACCGATGCGGTCAAATCGCTGACTGAGGATCAGAAGAAAAAAGTGTACATCGAATTTTCGCCGGGCTGGACGGTCGGCAAGGGCGAGTTCATGGACGAAATGATCACCCTGGCCGGCGGCGTTAATGTAGCTTCCGACATTGCGGGCTGGAGCGAAATCAACGAGGAGAACATCATTAAAGCGAATCCGGACGTGATCCTGTACGCCAAAAGCGTCGTCGACAAAAACAATCGCACGCTGGCGGACATTATCAAAGGACGCGCCGGTTGGGATCAAATTGCCGCGATCAAGGAAGACCGCGTCGTCGGGCTGGACGACAATTTGCTCAGCCGCCCGGGTCCGCGGGTGACGCAAGGATTAATTGAGGTAGCCAAAGCGATTTATCCGGAACTGATTCAGCCATGA
- the katA gene encoding catalase KatA produces MTNDKKRLTTSWGAPVGDNQNSITAGQRGPVLIQDVHLLEKLAHFNRERVPERVVHAKGAGAHGVFEVTNDVSKYTKAAFLSAVGKQTPMFIRFSTVAGELGSADTVRDPRGFAVKFYTEEGNYDLVGNNTPVFFIRDAIKFPDFIHTQKRHPQTHLKNPNAVWDFWSLSPESLHQVTILFSDRGIPATYRHMNGYGSHTFKWVNAEGEAVWVKYHFKTNQGIQNLDVKLAEKLAGENPDYHTEDLFNAIAQGDFPSWTLYVQIMPVEDAQTYRFDPFDVTKVWSQKDYPLIEVGVMTLNRNPENYFAEVEQATFSPGNFVPGIEASPDKMLQGRLFAYSDAHRYRVGANHNTLPINRPIAEVNNNQRDGFMRGDGNGGASVYYEPNSYGGPAESPQHKISPFEVSGYADSVAYDHDDHYTQAGDLYRLLSEEERTRLVENIVNAMKPVEKDEIKLRQIGHFYKADPEYGTRVAEGLGLTVPQGN; encoded by the coding sequence ATGACTAATGATAAAAAACGGTTAACCACCAGCTGGGGCGCTCCAGTCGGGGACAACCAAAACTCGATTACGGCCGGTCAGCGCGGCCCCGTCCTCATCCAGGACGTCCATTTGCTTGAGAAGCTGGCTCATTTCAACCGGGAGCGCGTACCCGAACGCGTCGTTCACGCCAAAGGCGCCGGGGCCCACGGGGTATTTGAAGTGACGAACGATGTCTCTAAATACACCAAAGCGGCGTTTCTGTCCGCAGTCGGGAAGCAGACCCCGATGTTTATCCGTTTCTCGACGGTAGCCGGTGAACTGGGCTCCGCGGATACCGTCCGCGACCCGCGCGGATTCGCCGTGAAATTCTACACCGAGGAAGGCAACTACGACCTGGTCGGAAACAATACGCCGGTGTTCTTTATCCGCGATGCGATCAAATTCCCGGACTTCATCCATACGCAAAAACGGCACCCGCAAACGCACCTGAAAAATCCGAACGCCGTGTGGGATTTCTGGTCCTTGTCGCCGGAGTCGCTGCATCAGGTGACGATATTGTTCTCGGACCGCGGTATTCCGGCTACATACCGTCATATGAACGGTTACGGCAGCCATACCTTTAAATGGGTGAACGCGGAAGGCGAAGCGGTGTGGGTGAAATATCATTTCAAAACGAATCAAGGCATCCAAAACCTTGACGTCAAGCTGGCCGAAAAATTGGCGGGCGAAAATCCGGATTACCATACCGAGGATCTTTTCAACGCGATCGCTCAAGGCGACTTCCCGAGCTGGACGCTGTACGTGCAAATCATGCCGGTCGAAGATGCGCAAACGTACCGTTTCGATCCATTCGACGTGACCAAAGTATGGTCGCAAAAAGATTACCCGCTGATCGAGGTCGGCGTGATGACGCTGAACCGGAATCCGGAGAACTATTTTGCCGAAGTCGAGCAGGCGACATTCTCGCCGGGCAACTTCGTCCCGGGCATCGAAGCTTCCCCGGACAAAATGCTGCAGGGCCGCCTGTTTGCTTACTCTGACGCGCATCGTTACCGCGTCGGCGCCAATCATAACACACTGCCGATCAACCGCCCGATCGCCGAAGTGAACAACAATCAGCGCGACGGCTTCATGCGCGGAGACGGCAACGGCGGAGCCTCCGTTTACTATGAACCCAACAGCTACGGCGGCCCGGCGGAATCTCCGCAGCATAAAATTTCGCCGTTCGAAGTGTCGGGATATGCCGACAGTGTCGCCTACGACCATGATGACCACTATACGCAAGCCGGCGACCTGTACCGCCTGCTGAGCGAAGAAGAACGCACACGTCTGGTCGAAAACATCGTAAACGCCATGAAACCGGTGGAAAAAGACGAAATCAAGCTGCGGCAAATCGGGCACTTCTACAAAGCCGATCCGGAATATGGAACGCGCGTTGCCGAAGGCCTCGGCTTGACCGTACCGCAAGGTAACTAA
- a CDS encoding TRM11 family SAM-dependent methyltransferase, translating to MDLNQTPLRYIYPFACHENELELCRMELRALFGQEPGAFALIDSRLRIEPNRSPFVSMRVDVLLAAGTLEEVIARMAELELDGRTFKVLYLKNGLKRTYEQQRELERQLGGRIRGKADMRQPDVTFGLLSLDDGWMFGICRPAEPVWQRHKHKPQNYSTGLTTVVARALVNIAVPDPQGVRAIDPCCGMGNVLIEALSMGIDIVGRDLNPLAVRGARVNLRHFGYDDAGLVAIGDLNDINEPFDAAIVDLPYNLCSVLSASERSRMLASVKRISKRAVIVSSEPLESEIEAAGLKIIDSCSVSKGAFVRHVWLTAQQPV from the coding sequence GTGGATTTGAATCAAACGCCTTTGCGGTACATCTATCCTTTTGCATGCCATGAGAACGAGCTGGAGCTATGCCGGATGGAGCTTCGCGCCCTGTTTGGACAAGAGCCTGGGGCGTTTGCTTTGATAGACAGCCGTTTACGGATTGAACCGAACCGGAGTCCGTTTGTTTCCATGCGGGTGGACGTTTTGCTGGCCGCCGGGACGCTGGAGGAAGTCATCGCCCGGATGGCAGAGCTGGAACTGGACGGGCGTACCTTTAAGGTGTTGTATCTCAAAAACGGTTTGAAACGGACTTATGAGCAGCAGCGCGAATTGGAGCGGCAGCTAGGCGGAAGGATCCGCGGCAAGGCCGACATGAGGCAGCCGGATGTGACATTTGGACTGCTGTCGTTAGACGATGGCTGGATGTTCGGCATTTGCCGGCCGGCCGAGCCGGTCTGGCAGCGTCATAAGCATAAACCGCAAAATTATTCCACAGGCCTGACGACCGTCGTGGCCCGGGCATTAGTGAACATCGCCGTGCCCGATCCGCAAGGCGTGCGCGCGATCGATCCGTGCTGCGGCATGGGCAACGTGCTGATCGAAGCGCTGTCGATGGGCATCGATATCGTAGGCCGGGATCTCAATCCGCTGGCCGTTCGCGGGGCGCGGGTTAATTTGCGCCATTTCGGTTACGATGATGCGGGTCTGGTAGCCATCGGCGACTTGAACGATATTAACGAGCCGTTCGATGCGGCGATCGTCGATCTGCCGTACAATTTATGCTCCGTCCTTTCCGCCTCCGAGCGCAGCCGCATGCTTGCCAGCGTAAAGCGGATCAGCAAGCGGGCGGTGATCGTCTCTTCCGAACCGCTTGAGTCCGAAATTGAAGCCGCAGGCCTGAAAATCATCGACTCCTGCTCCGTCAGCAAAGGAGCTTTTGTCCGTCATGTATGGTTGACCGCACAGCAGCCGGTATAG
- a CDS encoding TIGR03915 family putative DNA repair protein yields MAAWISDAAYAYDGSFDGLLSCVFESYARKEDLVDLRSDADPQYTLFVTRWVETCPEKANRVYAAIGQKISPAAQELVRRGFLTCDPQKDLLIYRFLRLGFKHGRAVMDMLTENTVHRLRKAVRHLNTESHALMGFVRFSVYGETLVSVIEPRNRVLPLLAAHFCDRYRKESFMIYDKTHGQALIHRAEEAGAGKAEIVDVDELIMPEAGEQEQAYRRLWKQFYETVAIRERINPRAQMSHMPKRYWGQLTEMQGVREYRPDSPESKRLR; encoded by the coding sequence ATGGCTGCTTGGATAAGCGATGCGGCTTACGCTTACGACGGCAGCTTTGACGGCTTGCTGAGCTGCGTGTTTGAGAGCTATGCGCGGAAGGAGGATTTGGTCGACCTGCGTTCGGATGCTGACCCGCAGTATACTCTGTTTGTAACCCGCTGGGTGGAAACCTGTCCGGAGAAGGCTAACAGGGTGTACGCGGCCATCGGGCAAAAAATATCGCCGGCCGCCCAAGAGCTCGTCCGCCGCGGTTTTCTCACCTGCGATCCGCAGAAGGATTTGCTGATTTACCGGTTCCTGCGGCTAGGCTTCAAGCATGGGCGGGCGGTGATGGATATGCTGACGGAGAACACGGTGCACCGATTGCGCAAGGCGGTGCGGCATTTGAACACGGAGAGCCATGCCTTGATGGGCTTCGTGCGCTTTTCGGTGTACGGAGAGACGCTGGTCTCGGTCATTGAGCCGAGGAACCGGGTGCTGCCGCTGCTGGCCGCGCATTTTTGCGACCGCTACCGGAAGGAGTCTTTTATGATTTACGACAAAACCCATGGACAGGCGCTCATTCACCGTGCGGAGGAAGCGGGGGCAGGGAAAGCGGAGATCGTGGACGTCGACGAGCTGATTATGCCTGAGGCGGGGGAGCAGGAACAAGCGTACCGCCGCCTTTGGAAGCAGTTTTACGAAACGGTGGCGATCCGGGAGAGGATTAATCCTCGGGCGCAGATGTCCCATATGCCCAAGCGCTACTGGGGACAATTGACCGAGATGCAGGGAGTGCGCGAATACCGCCCCGACTCTCCGGAGTCGAAGCGCCTGCGGTAA
- a CDS encoding putative DNA modification/repair radical SAM protein, giving the protein MDVYDKLTILTDSAKYDVSCSSSGAERGNGGGSGGSSLGNAVSSGICHSFATDGRCISLLKVLMTNSCIYDCKYCVNRRSNDTRRAMFTPEELAELTINFYRRNYIEGLFLSSGIMRNPDYTTEQLIRVLELLRRKYHFGGYIHVKAIPGADPALISRLGLLADRMSVNIELPSQDSLHQLAPDKSKEAILRPMTAIRQGIRENSTDLVKYRHAPRFVPGGQSTQMIVGATPDSDLRILTLTEALYRKYELKRVYYSAYTPVAEHSLLPSPGSKPPLLREHRLYQADWLLRFYGFEAKELLDEHTPNFNLFMDPKCHWALNHIERFPVEINKAPYEELLRVPGIGVRSAKRIVAARRTARLDFSGLKKLGVVLKRAQYFIICSGRRLEGLKVNESTILRSLLSRKEIDMFLPKPKVEQLSLFSDEELAGQTGKELSPWLLG; this is encoded by the coding sequence ATGGATGTGTATGACAAGCTGACCATTTTGACGGACTCGGCCAAATATGACGTATCCTGTTCGTCCAGCGGGGCGGAGCGCGGGAACGGCGGGGGCAGCGGAGGCAGCTCGCTGGGAAACGCCGTCAGCTCGGGGATCTGCCACAGCTTTGCTACGGATGGACGATGCATTTCGCTGCTGAAGGTGCTGATGACGAACAGCTGCATTTATGATTGCAAATACTGCGTGAACCGCCGCTCCAACGATACGCGCCGGGCTATGTTTACCCCGGAGGAGCTGGCGGAGCTTACGATAAATTTTTATCGCCGCAATTACATAGAAGGTCTGTTTCTCAGCTCAGGCATCATGCGGAATCCGGATTACACGACGGAACAGCTGATCCGGGTGCTGGAACTGCTGCGCCGGAAATATCATTTCGGCGGTTATATCCATGTCAAGGCGATTCCCGGCGCCGATCCGGCGCTGATTTCCCGGTTGGGCCTGCTGGCCGACCGGATGAGCGTGAACATCGAACTGCCTTCACAAGACAGCCTGCACCAGTTGGCCCCGGACAAAAGCAAAGAAGCGATCCTGAGGCCGATGACCGCGATCCGGCAGGGCATTCGGGAGAACAGCACCGATCTCGTCAAATACCGCCACGCTCCCCGGTTTGTGCCGGGCGGGCAAAGCACCCAGATGATCGTAGGCGCGACGCCGGACAGCGATCTTAGGATCTTAACCTTAACGGAGGCGCTGTACAGGAAATACGAGCTGAAACGGGTATATTACTCGGCGTATACCCCGGTCGCGGAGCATTCGCTGCTTCCGTCGCCCGGCAGCAAGCCGCCGCTATTGCGGGAGCACCGCCTGTACCAGGCCGACTGGCTGCTGCGTTTCTACGGTTTTGAAGCGAAGGAACTGCTGGATGAGCACACCCCGAATTTCAATTTGTTCATGGACCCGAAATGCCATTGGGCGCTCAATCATATCGAACGGTTTCCCGTGGAGATCAACAAGGCCCCTTATGAAGAGCTGCTGCGCGTGCCCGGCATTGGCGTTCGCAGCGCCAAGCGGATCGTGGCTGCGCGCAGAACGGCGCGGCTGGATTTTTCCGGCTTAAAGAAGCTGGGTGTCGTGCTCAAACGGGCCCAATATTTTATCATCTGCTCGGGCCGGCGGCTTGAGGGGTTGAAAGTGAACGAAAGCACAATCCTCAGGTCGCTGCTGTCCCGCAAAGAAATCGATATGTTCCTGCCCAAGCCGAAGGTGGAGCAGCTGTCGCTGTTTTCGGACGAGGAGCTGGCGGGGCAGACCGGGAAGGAGCTAAGCCCATGGCTGCTTGGATAA